TAAATCTTTGTCACTTTTATCTTATTAAGTTATGTGTGAATTGGGTGTGAATTAAGTGTGAATCAGGAAAAAATTTAGTCAAGGCACTTGCTATACTAGTATGTCTATCAGACACGAATACTAGATTCTCCACTTCACCAATCGCTTCCTTCAACCTCAGTAGAAAATACAACCATGAGTCATTATTCTCTGAGTCAACTACTGAAAATGCAATTGGATATATTTGCTTGTTAGCATCTTGTCCCATGGCACATAACAAAGTACCTCCACACCGAGTAGTCAAGAAGGTTCCATCTACACATATAACTGGGCGAATATATGTCTTAAACCCCATTATAGAAACACCTAAGGCCATGAAGCAATATTTGAACCTACCTTCATTGTCCATCTGCAAATGAGTAACAGTTCCAGGATTTTTTTGCTCCATCATGTATAGAAATGAGGGAAGTTTCTGAAATGATGATTCTGGTGTACCTCTTATGTAAGCCAATGCATGCTCTCGACACCTCCAAGCTTTAGCATAGCTCATATGAACTCCATATGATAAACTCATATCTTTTACAATTGACCTTGGCTTGTAATTAACATCATCACCCTCAAATTTTCTCCTTATGACATGTCCAATAAGCCATGGGGATGCCTGACGGTGATCTTTATGTCGAACATCCAATGAGCATGTGTGTTCACCGAAAAATTTACGAACCTCGAACATATTGGAATTAACCAATTTTGTAGCCCTCAACCTCCATTTGCATTTATCATCAACACATACTGTACACCATATATTTTTCGCAGACTTCTTTACTTTAAACTCAAAGTTTTTCTTTAATGCATAAAGATGGAGTTTCATCTTCAACTCTTGCTTGTTCTCAAATATTTGACCCTCTTTTATTTCCCACGAATTGATACTCGAAGAAGATGTCAGTAATTAAGCTGTTGAGGCTGAAGTAGAGCCTTTTTCCCCTTGATTCAACAAAAGTGGAGTACTCCATAGATTATCTTCGCCAACCTGTCTTACTTTACGACCTCTATTATTTGAGGAATCATGGCTCTTCAATACATCATTGGAGGTTGACTGTTGTAAATTATGCTTCACAAGTACATCATTGCAGGTAGACCTATCaatattttcattatcatctgagcttaatgcatcattattatcatcatcacaaCTGTCTTCATTGCCATCTGCATCATTATTATCACCATCACAACTCTCTTCATTGCCATCTgcatcattattattatcatcacAACTGTCTTCATTGCCATCAATGCAAAAATCATCATTCACTTTGGTTTCAACTGGAGGAATAGTATACAACTCACGTGTTTTAGTAACCAAAGGATCATTACTTCTCTTCTCTGTAGTAGACACACATAAGGGTGTCCGATGATTGATAGATGTTCCTATCTCATCAAGAAAAAAAGCAACATCTTCATCATTACTAATTAAAGAGGGAGGGATACCTTTACTTCCAAAATGATAGATTACATTTAAGTCAAGATCAATACGAGACTTGTCAGCTCCGATTAAAGTATACAATTGATCAACAAGACTATTGTAAGTGATAGTCTTTGGCACCTTCATACCCTTGCTTTGTTTAGCACTAAATGACCAACCTTCGTTCAAAACTTGTTCCCACGATCCATTATATAACACCACAATATTTATATGTGTTTGACCTGCATAACATATGAAAAAAGGTTCGAAATCCAAAGGTTATTAGGTAAAACTAGccaaaagaaataagaaataaatgTGTGAAGCAAGCATGTGTGAagcatgtgtgaaccaagtgtgaaacgtgtgtgaacaatgtgtgaactgtgtgtgaacccagtgtgaattatgtgtgaaccaagtgtgaatcatgtgtgaaccaaATGTGAATCATGTGTTAAGTACTCGTGAACCAAGTCTGAACCAAgtatgaatcatgtgtgaacaaagtgtgaataATGTGGGAACAAAGTGTGAACGCAGTGACCAAAATTGCGAaaatgtgaaccaagtgtgaacaaagtgtgaataatgtgtgaacaaagtgtgaacACAGTGAGAACACAGTGACTTAAATCGCGAAAATCATTAGAAAATTCGTCATCTCAACATAAAATTATCTCTTTTCACAGATTTTTTAGTGTATAGTAGTTCCAAAATTCTATTTAAACTATTACACAAGACACCCATaacctataaataaaaaaatacttactCATTATCAAATCAAATGTTCAATCTTCTTCAAGTTTGGGAGatgatttttatttaatcttcttcaacttgggtgagaagaaaagagatgtggGAGACAACGTCACTTTCTAAATCTTGGTGCGAAAAAATGGTGATGACATTTGAGATTTGATGATTTGAGAGAGAATATGTGTTTGCTATATTTTGTGAGAGTAGATCATTTCCATGGCTGCTAGGTACGTGCAAGACAAACAAAAGAGAGAAGGGAACAACTTAATATCTATTGAAGGGTATTGATGTCTTTTTAAGTGCCTATAAGGTCATTAATGTGAGAAACATTAATGAGGGGTTATGGTTATAAATATATGGTGAAAAAGGGTTAATTCATGGAGTTACCCATGGTAGAAAAGCCAACAAAAAATTTAGTAGGGAAAtattaccaaacaaaaaaaaaaggggccaaaataaaagtaatattgattttaacaaaaaaaattgaggGAGAGACCCTTTAAATTTATAATATGGTTTTGAGAGACACATAGAGTTAAAGCAAGTAATATACATTAGGGATATTTACGAAAAAAGTACTTAAGTTATACAAAATGTTGCACTTAAGTacccaaattattttttttacagCAAAAGTACTCAAGTTCAACTTTTACTTGCACCGTTAGCACCTGCCATTAccattgttatcccaaaatttgacaTCTCTGGCGTGGCATCAAGCTTGGGCACGtggagtgtaacgccccaaattccctaGTATGGCCTAGTGTCTGGATTAGGGGgctgggaggcaataattgaattaatcgAGTGCTtgtgtgttatgagcatgttgttatgtgaattatgtgaattgtattatgatatgattatgcttgcatgtttaggtgtgttaaatatgcatgtgggcccgtttcttattagaatggcattttcgtaattttgacacgttaagggtataattgtaaatatgtgtgagtTAAAattgcgaccacattattatgtgaacaTAACGGTATGAGGTGATCCTAAGGAgctagttagcagaaaagtcacaatagggcaaaatacccagcttggggtgagcttaggggtattttggtaatttggtaaattactgggaattattgagtaatgagaattaattgattattggtttgataGATTATTTGGGGTTGTTTGAGATAATTTGAGGTTAGCGGGAATTATGCCAAATGACTGAATTGCCCTTCAGGATATCTTTTAAAGTAAAAAGAGGCAAGGGGCATAGTGGTCTTTTGACCAAATGGGTTGGCTAATTAGGCAGCAGCCTTGAGAAGGCTCATTCACATTTTTTTTTCAGCATACTACCTTCTCTTTTGGTGCTTACATTGAAGTTGAGAAGATCATCACCTGGAAGTTAAGCCAAGTGTGATTGGGGTGGAGTTTGGAGGTTTTATTGGGGAATTAGAGTGGCTAAGCTTAAAACCTCAGCAGACCTTCGAATTTAGGCAGAGAAATTCAGGTAATTCTCTGGTATTTTCTCTTTTCAAGTGATTTTCATGAGTTCTTTGGGTTTTGATTCCTAAAGGCTAGCTTGGTTATGTTTTTGAGTGAGCTTAAAATTGGGTTTTTTTGGCTAGGGCTAGTGTAGTGTTTCTGTGGCTGGAATCCTACAATAAACCTTGTTTTGGGTCGGATTGGAAGTTTGAATTGGCTAGAAATCACAGGTGTAAGGAATTAGGGAAGAACACCTAAGTTATGGGCAAATTTTTAGGTTTTGGGGACCTAGCGCAaccgcgctagtgtcccagaagGAGGGGAATTAGAATTCAATTTGGGGGCTCGAGTCGAGGGACGCGACCACACCAATGGTCCAGAAGCCCCAGATTTTTTGTGGGCACGACCGCGCCAGGGGCTCCAAAATGCCTGTTTTCTTATTTTTAGGGCTAGGCCCAGGGAGCTCAGGAATCTGATTTGGGAGCTTTCTTGGAGGCTCGGGGGACATTTTTAGTGCCCCGTTAACTGAGAACCATTGTTTTAATATTTAGAGTTCGGTTTAGAACTCGGGTTCTAGGGTTAAGTCTTGATGAACGtatacttgtgttgtgactagggtttccgccaAGCTCGGGTCAAGATCAGTGCTCGGGGTAGTTCCACTACCTGCACGAagatcaaggtaagaaaactgcaccccatacgtGAAATGTAatgtatgattggggcttggcccaactattaatgtaatatgattggggcttggcccgtTTGTTAAATGtaatgtgattagggctcgggcccagctaatgagcatgattataattgtgtCTGTGCATATCTGCTTAGTGTATTATAGTGCATTGTATCCgcatgtatgatgaatgtattatgtggatGTTTGTTTTGGCTAGGAAGCTCGGTTTATTAACCGAGAATATGTATATTGTATTTGATTAAAGCTTGACCTGCTAGTCAAGGGTATATCTGGTTAAAATGGGGCTCGACATATAAGTCAAGGGTCtataaggctcgacttataaccCGTGATCGACGTTATGCGCATTGAGCGCAAgtcgttatggctaggccacctcgGGAGTGACTTATGCACCTGACTGGCTTTgatgccatatgaataaatgggagtgCGACACACACTTATGTGAACCTATGGTCACTTATCTGTATAGTGTGTATGCTTGGTTCCAAttattactgttaagcatgtTGTTATATCCTGTGAACTatctgaatatgttttcttgctgagccttttaGCTCACGGGTattttgtggtgcaggtaaaggtaaggagaagtttggccagccatgagttagagagcgatagcggtgatgtgtacatatgtagtccgCTTGACCACCAATATCACAAGGGAGCTAGGGTTGGatcctattttgtcgcttaggccggtGTATTTTGTAATCTCTGggttgtaaccaacttttaaacttgtattttgggatcccatgtaaagactaaagtatttttttaatggaaatgtttatattttgaccaaaaattttaatacctgaacccttagtggcttaatcacatgttttagtccaaatgactcgtttagcgagtccatcactaattttaaacacacttggtagcAGACCCTAATTAACAGGGTGCTACATGGAGTAAACTGGGCAGACCCTCTGGCAggttggtcagtgtatacctgcagggtatacgacaagttactgCTCGGTGGGGTAGGCAGTTTACAAATAGTAAATATTTACACCATTCCTAATCTTGAGGGGAAGTCTTTCTAACACTGCTTGGCAGGACCACTAGAAAGCCTATTGGTCGGTATGATAgacaaatgtaatgacccaaatttcctaataaggcttaggaccttgattaggaggccgggagggccataattgatttattatgccattaaatgattatatgcatgattatgtagttatattattatatgatgataaatgcatgcatatgggtccacttttcattataagggaatttgggtaatttggcccgttgggggcgtatttgtatatttacatacatgttggtgaattatgaatgaggccacattataatgtggatttgttcgagctattcggcaggagacgatctttgaatgcaacttagcggtttggtcataacggggttatttactggactcggggtgagtcacgaggtaatttgatgattagtacattatcgggaattatagggtagtgggatatgatttattaattatttgagaatattgggaataatgcgAATTGgatgacgttaattataattaacggcaTTAGATGGGaaaagacgattttgcccttgggggctgttaaggaaataaattgggcttgggggaattttggtcatttgaccttaggatatatgTTAAGTTAGAAGGCGGTGGAATAGAAGAATAAGGCAGCAAAACAGAGtactcttcttcctcttcctcgATCATCTCTCTTCCTCTTccttcctttgaaattttgaagctgagattgaggattcaagcttgggagttAAAGCTTGAGGTTTTAGGATTATGTTCagtgataaatgagttttaggctcgtttatggtctagtttttaggttggttttcgttagtttaggattattttattgcagaattatgctcgtttgttcatgtttcaggttttccatGCTAAGTTGGTGAAAATAGTgaaatgaagtgaaagtggaagaaaataaaGTTAATTTGGAGAAAATCATGTTTTTCGGGGTCGATATGTACGAGTTATGTTACTGtcaatagcgctacaacgctatcaaaGTAGTGCCACAACGCTAGGGAGGAGATGATGAAGTTTGATTGAATCTGTAAGTAGCGCCCTAGCGCTACAAAgccagcgctacagcgctatcacGAACAGTAGAGCAACGCCCCAGCGCTACATCAAGGGCGCTACAGCGCCAATGAAATAATTTTTAGGGTATTTTGGCTCTGactatagcgctacaacgctcaataCATAGCGCCACAGCGCTGTAAAcacatttttcatatttttagccATTTTTCGAAGGACAAAATTGCCTTTTCACTTAGGAGCATTGGAGGgctatttaaggaacattattctgcgattttGAGAAGCAGTTCTGATTTTGTAAAACCCTAGATCTAGAAAAGATTGCTGCTTTAGATTGTTTTTCTGGTTTTAACTTTCTGGATTTTTTTCATCTGAATTCCTTAGATTATTTTCTATGAGTAATTA
The genomic region above belongs to Humulus lupulus chromosome 1, drHumLupu1.1, whole genome shotgun sequence and contains:
- the LOC133788119 gene encoding uncharacterized protein LOC133788119; translated protein: MKLHLYALKKNFEFKVKKSAKNIWCTVCVDDKCKWRLRATKLVNSNMFEVRKFFGEHTCSLDVRHKDHRQASPWLIGHVIRRKFEGDDVNYKPRSIVKDMSLSYGVHMSYAKAWRCREHALAYIRGTPESSFQKLPSFLYMMEQKNPGTVTHLQMDNEGRFKYCFMALGVSIMGFKTYIRPVICVDGTFLTTRCGGTLLCAMGQDANKQIYPIAFSVVDSENNDSWLYFLLRLKEAIGEVENLVFVSDRHTSIASALTKFFPDSHLIHTQFTHNLIR